GTCTCGAGATCCTCCTTGTGCTCGAAGCCCGGCTCGCGCAGGTGCACCTGCGGATCGATCAGGCCCGGCAGCACGCAGAGGCCGCGCGCGTCGAGCACGCCGTCGGCGTCCGCCCCGGCGAGCGCGCCGATCGCCGCGATGCGGCCGTCGCGCACGCCGACATCGGCGTCGCGCACGCCGTCGGGGAGCGCGCAGCGCCCGCCGCGCACGAGGAGGTCGAACCGCTCGCTCATTCCGCGCCCGTCTCCTCGCCCTCGCGACGCGCTCGCGCCGGCCTCGCCCGCGGCCGCCGCTCGGCCCGTCGCCGCCGTCCGCGGGGCCGTGCAACGTAGCCGCGCGCGCCCTCACGCGCGCCGCGCGTCGGGCCGAAGAGGCGCGCCGTGGAGCGGCAACCCGACGGCAGCGAAGCGGCAACGGCGAGCGACGGGCTCGCGCGCGAGCTGCTCGAAGCGGCGGCCGACGGCGATCGCGCGCGCGTGCGCGACCTGCTCGCGCGCCGCGCGCCGCTCGAGGCACACGACGCGTTCGGGCGCACGCCGCTCGGCATCGCGGCCGCGCACGGCGACACGGCGCTCGTGCGCGAGCTGCTCGCGGCGGGGGCGGCCGTCGGCGCCGAGGGCGCGGGCGCGCACGCGCAGGGGCTCGGCCCGGCGGCCGCGCGCCGCGTGGCCGCGCGCGAGGGCGACGCGCGCCGCACGCCGCTCACGTGCGCCGTCGAGTCGGGCGAGCTCGAGGTGGTCGAGGTGCTGCTCGAGGCGGGCGCGAGCCCGTACGGGGGCGGCGCGACTCCCGCGCTCGAGCTGGCCGTGCTGCTCGGCGACGCCGAGATCGTGCGCGCGCTGCTCGACGCGGGCGCCGACCCGAACGCGCGCGACTCCGAGGGCGACACGCCGCTCGGGATCGCGGCCGCCGCGGGCCAGGTCGAGCCCATCGAGGCGCTGCTCCAGTACGGCGCGATCGCGTCCGCCCGCAACGACGACGGCGCGAGCGCGCTCGCGCTCGCGGCGGCGGCCGGCCACGCCGAGGCGGTCGCCGCGCTCGCCCCGCACTTCTCGTGGCTCGAACGGCTGCGGGCGCGGCGCGCGCTCGCACGCGCGCGCCGCGGCGCGGCCCGCGCGGCGCGCGCGCCGCGCCGGGCTGCTCGCGCGCACCGAGCGCTTCCACGACGACGCGCTCCACGGACGGCTCGGCGCCGTGCGCAAGGCACTCGCGATGGGCGTCGCGCCCGACGAGCGCTGGCACGACGACGGCGACACCGCGCTCGCCCTCGCCGCGCGCGGCGGGCACGCAGCCGTCGTGCGCGCGCTCCTCGACGCGGGCGCCGACCCGGACCTGCTCGCGCGCGGCGAGCCGCCGATCGCGACGGCGGTCGGCCCGCTCGCGCTCGACCCGCGCGCCCGCCGCGACGTCGTGCGCGCGCTCGCGGCCGGGGGTGCCGACGTCGACCGGCGCGACGCCGACGGCCTCACGCCGCTCATGCGCGCCGTCCTGACGGGGCGCGGCGACGCGCGCGCGGCGCTCGCGCTGCTCGAGCTCGGCGCCGACCTCGATGCGGCGCATCCGTCGGGCCTCACCGCGCTCGAGCTCGCGCAGGGCGACCCGGCGAAGGCCGCGCTCGCGCGCGCACTCGCGGACTGGGCGGCGAAGGGCGAGGCCGCCGACGCGCGCGCGCGCGTCGACGTCACCGCGCTCCGCGGCATCGGCGACGCGGGCGCCGCGTGCGTCGCGCTCGCCGTGCGCGCGCCGATCGACGACGTCGCGCAGGCGCTCGAGCGCCGCCGCGGCGGCCGGCAGTGGAGCCGCGACGTCTACGGGCGCGACGGGTACTGCGCGGGCGACGAGGGCATCGTCGTGTTCCGCTTCCGCGGCCACGACTGGACGCTCGCGCAGAGCGCCTGCATGGACGCGCGCGCGCTCCGCGCGCGCGACGCCGAGGCGCTCTCGCGGCAGCTCGGCTGCGCGGCGCTGCTCTACGAGGCGTGCGAGGACATCGGGCTCCTGCGCTACGCGCTCTACGAGGGCGGCGAGCGCGTCGAGCGGCTCGGCCTGCGGCGCGACGGCGGCGTGGCGTTCGAGTCGTCGCGCGAGCCCGCGCCGGCCGCGCCCGAGCGCGACGGGCTCGTCGCCTTCCTCGGCGATCGCTTGCGCGCGCTCGGCCTCTACGTCCCGGGTGTCGGCGACGATCGGCTCGCCGACCTCGCGCGGCGCTTCGCACCGCGCGACTTCGAGCGCGTCGACTACCTGCGGCTCGACGTCGACGACGCGCCCGGCGGCGCCGCGCGCTGAGCGGCGGCGCGCCGGCGCGCCGCTACTCGGGCGACCAGGTGACGACGGTGCGCGAGATGCCTTCCTCTTCGTAGAGCACGACCGTGATGACGCGGTCGTCCTTCGCCGCGCGGATCATCGTGAGGCCTTCGCGCGTCGAGTCGCCCTCGATCGTCCAGCCCTGCGCGCCGAGCTCGTCGATGTAGTAGCCGCGCACCGCGTCGATCGGCTGCTCGCTCTCGATCACCGTCAGCGTGCCGGCATCGGCGCTCGAGGCGTACCGGACGGGGCGCGCGTCGGCGGCGACCGGGATGTCGGACGGGTAGCCGTCGGGGAGCGCGATCGCCGAGCCGTCGGGCGAGACGATCTCGGTCGCGGGCGCCCGCTTCGGATGCTTCGCCGCGTAGTCGGCGGCGACGCGCGCGAGCTTGTCCGCCTCCTCGGGCGAGAGGTCGAGCGCCGGCGCCGCGGCCTGGGCGGCGGTCGCGGCCTCGCTCCCGGGCGCGGTCGGAGCGGCCGCCTCGCCCGATCCCGACGCGCTCGGCGCCGGTGTGCCGGCCGCCTCCTCGCGGCCGCCGCACGCGGCGAGCAGGAGGACGAGTGCGAGCGGGGCGACGCCGCGGAGCAGCGGCGAGAGCGGGGCGCGGAGCGGCGAGCGGTTCATCGAGGCCTCCGAGGTTCGGCGCGCGGCCCTGGCCGCGCGCGGCGGCGCAGTATAGAGCCCGCCTCCGCGCGGCCGATGCCGGCGGGGCTCGTGCGGGCGATGCGGGCGGGTCTCGTGCGGGCGGTGCGGCGGGGAGCGGTCGTCAGCCGCGGCCGAGGAAGCGGTCGAGGCGGCGCCGGCGGCGCTCCTCCTCGGTCTCGCCGCGGTCGCCGGCGGCCGCGTCGGCGGCGCGCTCGCGGGGCGCCGGGCGTCCGCTCGGGTCGGCGCCGTCGGTGCCCTCCGCGTCGGGCGCGGGCGCCTCGGCCGCCCCCCCGAGCGCGCGCCGCGACAGCGCCTCGGCGTCGAAGTCGCGGAGCGGCGCGGGGAGCTCGTCGATCGAGAACTGCGGCGCCTTGTAGCGGGAGAGGAGCGCGGAGTAGCCGCTCTTGCCGACGGCGGCGACGGGCTCGGCGAGCGGGTCGTCCGCGGCGTCGGGCGGGCCGCCGATCGCGAGGTCCTCGTCGAGCGCTTCGGGCGCGGGCGCGGGTGCTTCGGCGCGGGGCGCCGGTGCGGGTGCGGCCGCCGTCGGAGGCGCGGGCGCCGGGCGCGGCGCCTCGGCCGCGCGCTCGCGCAGCGCGAGCGCGCGCTGCTCGAGCTCCTCGATCGCGTCGACGACGTCGCGGTCGGCGTGGAGGAGGGCGCGGCGCTCGGGCGCGGCGTCGTGCGCGGACGTCGCGGCCTGGCGGCGCAGCGCGTCGGTGCCGGCGACGAGCTGCTCGCCGATGCGCGCGACGTCGGTGCGCAGCGCGGCGAGCGCCGACGCGGCCGCGTCCTCGCCCGGTCGCTGCATCGCCTGCACCTGCTCGATGCGGATCGCGGCGCGCTCGATTGCGCTCGCCACCTCGCCGAGGTGGCCGACGAGCGGCTTGAGCTCGCCCGCGCTGCCCGCGATGGTGCCGGCCGCTTCGTCCATCGCCTCGGCCGCGCGCTCGAGCGTGCCCGCGACCCGCGCCGTGCTCTCGGCGCCCGCGCGCACCTGCGTCGCGGTCGCGGCCATGCGCTCGTCGAGCGCGCCCTGCTGCTCGGCCGCGCGCTCGAGCGAGCCGCGAAGGGCGCCGACGTGGTCCTCGACGCTGCGGCGCACGAGGCCCGACAGGTCGTCGATCACGAGCTCGAGCACGCGCCGCTGCTCCTCGCCGACGAGGCTCGCGGCGCTCGCGGTCGAGCGTTCGATGCGGCCGAGCCCGCGGTCGAGCGTGTCGCGCAGGTCCTGCGCGACCTGCACGAGCAGCGCCGAGACGCGCTCGAAGCCGAGCCGCTGCGCGTCGGCGTTGCGCAGCTGGGCCTCGACGGGCGTGAGCGAGCGGTGGCTGCGCTCGACGAATGCGCACAGGCGCGCGGTGAGCGCGTCGGCCGCGCCCTCGAGCACGCTCGCGAGCGCGGCGGCGAGCGTCGCGAGCACGAGGCCGACGAAGGCGCCGCGCAGCGCGAGGCCGGCGATGGGTGCGATGGCGGTCCCGGAGGCCGAGGCGCCGAGGCCGGCCGCGAGCATCGCGAGCGTCGCCGAGCCGCCGAGCGCGGCGAGCAGCGCCGGCAGCGAGCCCAGCAGACGGCGGCGCACGCCGAACGGGATCAGGGGGCGCTCGGCGAGCACGTCGGCGAAGCGCGCGGCAGAGCGCTCGTCGGGCGCCTGGGCCTGCGCATCGATCTCGCGGCGGCGGCGCGCGAGCTCGGTCCACGCGTCCGAGAGCAGCGAGCCGGTGAAGGTGCGGTCGAGGTCGCGGCGCAGCGTGCCGTCGCGGTCGGCGCGCGCGCGCGAGGCGTAGAGGTGCGCGACGTCGCGAACGAGCACGCCGACGCGCGCGAGGCGGGCGGCGAGCGAGCCGTGCACGCAGGCGATCGCGGCGAGCCCGATGCCGGCGACGGTCGCGACGAGCGCGTCGCCCGCCGCGTCGCCGCTCGCGAAGAGCAGCGACAGCGCGTCGCCCAGGCCGGCGACGGCGACCGATGCGGGCTCGTTCATGGCGCGACGACCTCTCGCCCGGCCGGGCTCGTTAGGCGATGCGCATTGGCGGAGCCGGGGAGTCTACCAACCGATCGCACGAGCGACAGCGCGGCGACGTGCCGCGCTGCATCGGCCGGAGCGCGCGGACGGATGAGC
This Myxococcota bacterium DNA region includes the following protein-coding sequences:
- a CDS encoding ankyrin repeat domain-containing protein produces the protein MRKALAMGVAPDERWHDDGDTALALAARGGHAAVVRALLDAGADPDLLARGEPPIATAVGPLALDPRARRDVVRALAAGGADVDRRDADGLTPLMRAVLTGRGDARAALALLELGADLDAAHPSGLTALELAQGDPAKAALARALADWAAKGEAADARARVDVTALRGIGDAGAACVALAVRAPIDDVAQALERRRGGRQWSRDVYGRDGYCAGDEGIVVFRFRGHDWTLAQSACMDARALRARDAEALSRQLGCAALLYEACEDIGLLRYALYEGGERVERLGLRRDGGVAFESSREPAPAAPERDGLVAFLGDRLRALGLYVPGVGDDRLADLARRFAPRDFERVDYLRLDVDDAPGGAAR